The nucleotide window TATAGCACACGAAATAGTAGCACAACATGGTGGAAATATCGGTTTAGAGGTAAGAGGACCAATCAACGAATTTTGGTTTACCCTTCCGATAAAAAAAGAGTAAGCTTTTTGATGAGATTCAGATACATCAAGATGCTTACTCTTTTTCTAATAAGTGTTGATATGGTGTGAAATCTATGTTTTTTTCGTTCAATCGTTTCATCAAAAACTTATGATCACGTTTTGGTGTTGCTAAGATGTAGCCTTCGATCAATACGTCCAAATCAATCGATTTCTTATTTCTTTCAAGTGCAAGTTCACCAATTTTGGCTCCGATCTTTTGTTTTGCCACATCCCTGAATAATTCTGGAACAGGCTCAACTAATTCATTTAGAAGTCGTTTTTCTTCATCGCCCCACAAATGAATGGTCTGGTCTACATAATACTCTTCCCAGT belongs to Halalkalibacillus sediminis and includes:
- a CDS encoding DUF2621 family protein, whose amino-acid sequence is MSDIVSILLILWSFIMLGLLTIGGYFMFRKFLKKLPKEDGKSIIDWEEYYVDQTIHLWGDEEKRLLNELVEPVPELFRDVAKQKIGAKIGELALERNKKSIDLDVLIEGYILATPKRDHKFLMKRLNEKNIDFTPYQHLLEKE